A single window of Candidatus Omnitrophota bacterium DNA harbors:
- a CDS encoding cohesin domain-containing protein, protein MKKIILFLLLISASSAAQAQALLSFRVSNPAPQPGETIIAAVEASERYGLAGGQFSIRYDKNKWILSSEPKTDELLANSIFAANISTPGEIKVSFADPDYLMEAGSGALFTFMLTAAQTEGDSILEFAEANLYYPLGQPIALAASSLSLTILAVEASPIPAPKPIMTYEFNFPTLKENDWGEIRGGFTAEAPGIVALTPFPDGWIPSSKDGKGLSITVDAGEIVMLYAKNPVKYASGPVLLRMTLRADGPNASAWLVGLKGNLEGKTMDGSNAQHYVASTAKFQDKERRIAAIYQPDAGEEFTPLIQIAGGEGRDPVTAWIDKIEILQVDAGAFGAEPE, encoded by the coding sequence ATGAAAAAAATAATCCTATTTTTATTGCTCATATCGGCGTCCTCCGCCGCCCAAGCGCAAGCCCTGCTTAGTTTCCGCGTGAGCAATCCCGCGCCGCAACCGGGCGAAACGATCATCGCGGCGGTGGAAGCGAGCGAACGCTACGGTCTCGCGGGCGGCCAATTCTCCATACGTTACGATAAAAACAAGTGGATTCTATCCTCGGAGCCGAAAACGGACGAATTGTTGGCGAATTCCATCTTCGCCGCCAATATCTCCACGCCGGGAGAGATCAAAGTCTCGTTCGCCGATCCGGACTATTTGATGGAAGCCGGTTCCGGAGCGCTCTTCACCTTCATGTTAACCGCCGCCCAAACGGAAGGCGATTCCATCCTCGAATTCGCGGAGGCCAATTTATATTATCCTCTCGGCCAACCGATTGCGCTTGCCGCCAGCAGCCTATCCTTGACCATCCTGGCCGTAGAAGCGTCTCCCATCCCGGCGCCGAAGCCGATCATGACGTACGAATTCAATTTTCCCACCTTGAAAGAGAACGATTGGGGCGAGATTCGCGGCGGATTTACGGCGGAAGCGCCGGGAATCGTCGCCTTGACGCCATTTCCCGACGGCTGGATTCCATCCTCCAAGGATGGAAAAGGCTTGTCGATAACGGTAGATGCGGGAGAAATCGTTATGCTCTACGCTAAAAATCCTGTCAAATACGCCAGCGGCCCCGTCCTATTACGCATGACGCTGCGCGCAGACGGCCCCAATGCGTCCGCGTGGCTGGTGGGTTTGAAAGGAAATTTGGAAGGGAAAACCATGGATGGGTCGAACGCGCAGCATTATGTCGCCTCGACGGCGAAGTTTCAGGATAAGGAAAGGCGCATCGCGGCGATCTATCAGCCGGATGCCGGAGAGGAATTCACGCCGTTAATCCAGATCGCGGGCGGCGAAGGGAGGGATCCGGTCACCGCGTGGATCGACAAGATCGAAATCCTGCAAGTGGATGCAGGCGCATTCGGCGCTGAACCGGAATAA
- a CDS encoding MBL fold metallo-hydrolase: MLEWRVFGCGSPSSFRSTQTSYEIVDGSQRIQIDLGHGAIYQRCRLEKGIEPAVDSISNLLLTHCHPDHCVDLTRLYVAWMYTPGFKPQNKVKLFGSAPTMDAIQRMMDNMRLEEGYEKAYEPRLIKIGEPFRLDGFAIQPKPAIHIDGSCGYRFDTPSGKRAAYTGDTGFHEALFKIWKDLDLLVIETSFSELETPYHLTLDQTAIVAGKTKPGALLIVHFYPDMERLPEEEIKARIAKYYGGPVFIAKDGLALKWDESIQAWRGEMMF, translated from the coding sequence ATGCTTGAGTGGCGCGTCTTCGGTTGCGGCTCCCCTTCTTCGTTCCGTTCGACCCAAACGAGTTATGAAATCGTCGATGGCAGCCAAAGAATCCAAATCGATCTCGGCCACGGCGCTATTTATCAACGCTGCCGTCTGGAGAAGGGGATCGAACCAGCCGTCGATTCGATCTCGAATCTTCTTCTGACGCACTGCCATCCCGATCATTGCGTCGATCTCACGCGCCTTTACGTGGCCTGGATGTATACTCCGGGCTTCAAGCCGCAAAACAAGGTCAAACTTTTCGGCTCTGCGCCGACGATGGACGCCATCCAGCGCATGATGGACAATATGCGGTTGGAAGAGGGATACGAAAAAGCCTACGAACCTCGCCTAATCAAAATCGGCGAACCATTTCGACTCGACGGCTTCGCGATACAACCCAAGCCCGCCATCCATATCGACGGCTCCTGCGGTTATCGCTTCGATACGCCGTCGGGCAAGCGGGCGGCGTATACCGGCGACACCGGTTTTCATGAGGCCTTGTTCAAAATATGGAAGGACTTGGACCTGCTCGTGATTGAAACCAGTTTCTCCGAACTGGAAACGCCCTACCATTTGACCTTGGATCAAACGGCGATTGTCGCGGGAAAGACGAAACCCGGCGCTTTGCTCATCGTTCATTTCTATCCCGATATGGAAAGATTGCCGGAAGAGGAAATCAAAGCTCGTATCGCCAAATATTACGGCGGCCCGGTTTTTATCGCCAAGGATGGACTCGCGTTGAAGTGGGATGAATCCATCCAAGCCTGGCGCGGCGAGATGATGTTTTGA
- a CDS encoding DUF4177 domain-containing protein has product MAMWEYKTIKLGTHGMMGGKLDEEKLDGLMNKLGRDGWELVAAFDTNQAYGASRDIVAIFKRPR; this is encoded by the coding sequence ATGGCGATGTGGGAATATAAAACCATCAAACTGGGGACGCATGGAATGATGGGGGGAAAATTGGACGAAGAAAAATTGGACGGCCTGATGAATAAATTGGGGCGGGATGGTTGGGAACTGGTCGCGGCGTTCGATACGAATCAAGCCTACGGCGCTTCGCGGGACATAGTGGCTATTTTTAAGCGGCCAAGATAA
- a CDS encoding acyl-ACP thioesterase domain-containing protein: MEIPNFYVLEETVRSCDIGPDYKIKMRPLLHCLQEAAVGHSRQARDEFPEQLRRGSVWVLTRLRLRMDRFPRWEETIRIETWSAAIESLYAVRDFRIEDESGVCGAATTQWILIDVCKRRPIRIPPDLGKGYGRRSERALADAFDPLPCFHEPQFSHPFSVQRSDLDSLNHVNNAFYADWCLDAVPNSRVEGLQLMEFEAAYKKEAVYGDILNSQVAEEPDVNGEAVFLHRLARRSTEDIVVEARSRWRRL, encoded by the coding sequence ATGGAAATACCTAACTTTTACGTCTTGGAAGAGACGGTTCGATCCTGCGATATTGGGCCGGACTATAAGATCAAGATGCGCCCCTTGCTGCATTGTCTCCAGGAAGCCGCCGTCGGCCATTCGCGCCAGGCGCGGGACGAATTCCCGGAACAACTGCGCCGGGGATCGGTCTGGGTGTTAACGCGGCTGCGCCTGCGTATGGATCGTTTCCCCCGCTGGGAGGAAACAATCCGCATCGAAACCTGGTCCGCCGCCATCGAGTCGCTTTACGCTGTGCGCGATTTCCGGATTGAGGACGAATCCGGCGTTTGCGGCGCCGCCACTACGCAATGGATACTCATCGATGTCTGCAAGCGCCGTCCGATTCGGATTCCGCCGGATTTGGGCAAGGGTTATGGACGGCGTTCCGAACGGGCGTTGGCAGACGCTTTCGATCCGTTGCCTTGCTTCCATGAACCGCAATTTTCACATCCATTCTCTGTACAGCGCAGCGATCTCGATTCGTTGAACCACGTCAACAACGCTTTCTATGCGGATTGGTGTTTAGACGCCGTTCCCAATTCGCGCGTTGAGGGTTTGCAACTGATGGAATTCGAAGCCGCCTACAAAAAAGAGGCGGTATACGGCGATATCCTCAATTCGCAAGTTGCGGAAGAGCCGGATGTAAATGGGGAAGCCGTTTTTCTTCATCGGCTCGCGCGCCGTTCCACGGAGGATATCGTAGTCGAAGCCCGTTCCCGCTGGCGCCGATTGTGA
- a CDS encoding Gfo/Idh/MocA family oxidoreductase, giving the protein MMSSLGVGIIGSQFISAIHADSLTHRVQGARLIAAASPTEAHVQSFAKQFAIPQYYTDYRRMLERDDIGLIVVGAPNDLHCRMVCDAADCGKHVVVEKPLCLNLAQADEMIAACKKNHVKLMYAEELCFAPKYVRLKRLLDEGALGKPILIKQSEKHDGPHAPHFWDVQRSGGGVTMDMGCHAVEFFRWMIGRGVKIESVYADMGTYVHGDKTQGDDNSIIILKFANGATAMAEESWIKKGGMDDRAEVCGDKGIAYANLLQGNSILTYSESGYGYAVEKAGSTQGWSFTMYEEAWNYGFPQEMQHFVDCVREDRQPAVTGEDGRAVLEAIFAAYASAAQGQAVRLPYSSPDERPIDIWLRAKS; this is encoded by the coding sequence ATGATGTCTTCCCTCGGCGTTGGAATCATTGGGTCGCAATTTATCTCGGCTATTCACGCCGATTCGCTGACGCATCGCGTCCAGGGCGCCCGGTTGATCGCCGCCGCTTCTCCCACCGAAGCGCATGTTCAATCCTTCGCCAAGCAGTTCGCTATTCCGCAATATTATACGGATTACCGGCGGATGCTCGAACGAGACGACATCGGCCTGATCGTTGTCGGCGCTCCCAACGATCTCCATTGCCGCATGGTTTGCGACGCGGCGGATTGCGGCAAGCATGTCGTCGTCGAAAAGCCCCTTTGCCTCAATCTGGCGCAAGCGGACGAGATGATCGCCGCCTGCAAGAAAAACCACGTGAAATTGATGTACGCCGAGGAACTCTGTTTTGCGCCGAAATACGTGCGGCTGAAACGCTTGCTGGACGAAGGCGCGCTGGGCAAACCTATTTTGATAAAACAATCGGAAAAACATGACGGCCCCCATGCGCCCCATTTTTGGGACGTCCAGCGTTCCGGCGGCGGCGTTACGATGGATATGGGCTGCCACGCCGTCGAGTTTTTCCGCTGGATGATCGGACGGGGAGTAAAAATCGAATCCGTTTACGCCGATATGGGAACTTACGTCCACGGCGATAAAACGCAGGGCGACGACAATTCCATAATAATCCTAAAATTCGCCAACGGCGCGACGGCGATGGCGGAAGAGAGCTGGATCAAGAAAGGCGGCATGGACGACCGCGCCGAAGTATGCGGCGATAAAGGCATCGCCTACGCCAATCTCTTGCAAGGCAATTCCATCCTCACCTACAGCGAAAGCGGCTACGGCTACGCGGTGGAAAAAGCCGGATCGACGCAAGGCTGGAGTTTCACCATGTACGAAGAGGCATGGAATTACGGCTTTCCCCAGGAGATGCAGCATTTCGTCGATTGCGTGCGCGAAGATCGCCAACCCGCCGTCACCGGCGAGGACGGGCGGGCAGTGTTGGAAGCGATTTTCGCCGCCTACGCCTCGGCGGCGCAAGGCCAAGCAGTTCGTTTGCCTTATTCGTCGCCGGACGAGAGGCCGATCGACATCTGGCTGCGCGCCAAAAGTTAA